The following coding sequences are from one Strigops habroptila isolate Jane chromosome 18, bStrHab1.2.pri, whole genome shotgun sequence window:
- the TAF8 gene encoding transcription initiation factor TFIID subunit 8 isoform X3 yields the protein MRTALYGSKMADTATGGSGTRPGGKQASTPADNYYLARRRTLQVVVSSLLTEAGFESAEKAAVETLTEMLQSYISEMGRSAKSYCEHTARTQPTLSDIVVTLVEMGFNVETLPAYAKRSQRMVITAPPVTNQPVTPKALTAGQNKPHPSHIPSHFPEFPDPHTYIKTPTYREPVSDYQVLREKAASQRRDVERALTRFMAKTGETQSLFKDDVSTFPLIAARPFTVPYLTALLPSELEMQQMEETDSSEQDDQTDTENLPLHMSTDDSGPEKENASVLQQNTSLSGSRNGEENMIDNPYLRPVKKPKIRRKK from the exons ATGCGCACCGCTCTGTATGGCTCCAAGATGGCCGACACAGCGACCGGTGGCTCCGGCACG AGGCCGGGCGGGAAGCAGGCGAGCACCCCGGCCGATAACTACTACCTGGCTCGGAGGAGGACGCTGCAGGTGGTGGTGAGCTCCCTGCTCACCGAGGCCGGCTTCGAGAGCGCCGAGAAGGCGGCGGTGGAGACGCTGACggagatgctgcagagct atATCTCCGAAATGGGAAGGAGCGCCAAGTCCTACTGTGAGCACACAGCCCGGACACAGCCCACGCTCTCTGATATCGTGGTTACTCTGGTGGAAATGG GGTTCAATGTTGAAACGCTTCCCGCATATGCCAAGCGCTCCCAGAGGATGGTCATCACTGCCC CTCCTGTGACAAACCAGCCCGTGACTCCCAAAGCCCTCACAGCCGGGCAGAACAAGCCTCATCCATCCCACATTCCCAGCCATTTCCCGGAGTTTCCAGATCCTCACACTTACATCAAGACACCA ACGTACCGGGAGCCTGTATCTGATTATCAGGTCCTGCGGGAGAAGGCAGCATCGCAGCGGCGCGACGTGGAGAGAGCTCTGACCCGCTTCATGGCTAAGACAGGAGAAACACAGAGTCTCTTCAAAGACGATGTCAGCACGTTCCCCC TGATTGCTGCCAGGCCTTTCACCGTCCCTTACCTGACAGCTCTTCTCCCCTCTGAGCTGGAGATGCAGCAAATGGAAGAAACAGATTCATCTGAGCAAGACGACCAGACAGACACCGAGAACCTGCCCCTGCACATGAGCACG GATGATTCAGGACCTGAGAAGGAGAACGCTTCAGTGTTACAGCAGAACACCTCCCTGTCAGGCAGTCGGAACGGGGAGGAAAACATGATAGACAATCCCTACCTCCGGCCAGTGAAAAAGCCCAAGATCCGCAGAAAGAAGTGA
- the PIFO gene encoding protein pitchfork isoform X2 → MAAEGEPRDVQKQISFGTCQERKMLPLHDAPDRLGIQLKSIRGEPSLGPGCYLSQERSSFRYSWENKPLSIKGYVIGARTAQRSQIQPQTVTPSPAKYQPFWKKERKFQPAYAPFSTKAPRFPHKPSDRELFPGPGTYEADKQLHKRITWPMKFGSPDWSLVPMPPKRMLKMEVQKVRTWIRGCYSWLNASDRENCMATSCLHCVLSSFPHWAAGYMALLAWGTRYKVIFYQKMLVCKNNYHPSKSTPSVNKFALKVSIHKERNPGHQSTDFPT, encoded by the exons ATGGCAGCAGAGGGGGAACCAAGAG ACGTGCAGAAGCAGATCTCATTTGGAACATGCCAAGAGCGGAAAATGCTCCCTCTGCACGATGCCCCAGACAGGCTGGGAATCCAGCTGAAGTCCATCAGGGGAGAGCCTTCGCTTGGGCCAGGCTGTTACCTCAGCCAAGAG agaagcagcttcaGGTACTCCTGGGAAAACAAACCACTGAGCATCAAAGGCTACGTGATAGGAGCGAGGACAGCCCAGCGTTCCCAAATACAGCCACAG ACTGTGACTCCCAGCCCAGCAAAGTACCAGCCATtctggaagaaagagaggaaattcCAGCCTGCCTATGCTCCATTCTCCACTAAGGCACCAAGATTTCCACATAAGCCTTCAGATAGAGAACTCTTCCCTGG ACCTGGAACTTACGAAGCAGACAAGCAATTACACAAAAGAATCACTTGGCCGATGAAGTTTGGGTCTCCAGACTGGTCTTTAGTGCCAATGCCACCAAAGAGGATGCTAAAAATGGAGGTACAAAAGGTAAGGACATGGATAAGGGGATGTTATTCCTGGCTCAATGCTTCTGACAGAGAAAATTGTATGGCTACATCATGTTTGCACTGTGTTTTGTCGTCATTTCCTCACTGGGCTGCTGGGTACATGGCTCTATTAGCCTGGGGCACAAGATATAAAGTGATTTTCTATCAGAAAATGCTGGTTTGCAAAAACAATTACCATCCTTCAAAATCAACCCCTTCTGTTAATAAATTTGCTCTTAAAGTTTCCATCCACAAAGAGAGAAACCCAGGGCACCAGAGCACAGATTTCCCCACGTaa
- the TAF8 gene encoding transcription initiation factor TFIID subunit 8 isoform X2, protein MHRATATARSAHAHRSVWLQDGRHSDRWLRHAGLSVPQRPGGKQASTPADNYYLARRRTLQVVVSSLLTEAGFESAEKAAVETLTEMLQSYISEMGRSAKSYCEHTARTQPTLSDIVVTLVEMGFNVETLPAYAKRSQRMVITAPPVTNQPVTPKALTAGQNKPHPSHIPSHFPEFPDPHTYIKTPTYREPVSDYQVLREKAASQRRDVERALTRFMAKTGETQSLFKDDVSTFPLIAARPFTVPYLTALLPSELEMQQMEETDSSEQDDQTDTENLPLHMSTDDSGPEKENASVLQQNTSLSGSRNGEENMIDNPYLRPVKKPKIRRKK, encoded by the exons ATGCACCGCGCGACTGCCACAGCGCGCTCCGCGCATGCGCACCGCTCTGTATGGCTCCAAGATGGCCGACACAGCGACCGGTGGCTCCGGCACG CGGGGCTCTCGGTGCCGCAGAGGCCGGGCGGGAAGCAGGCGAGCACCCCGGCCGATAACTACTACCTGGCTCGGAGGAGGACGCTGCAGGTGGTGGTGAGCTCCCTGCTCACCGAGGCCGGCTTCGAGAGCGCCGAGAAGGCGGCGGTGGAGACGCTGACggagatgctgcagagct atATCTCCGAAATGGGAAGGAGCGCCAAGTCCTACTGTGAGCACACAGCCCGGACACAGCCCACGCTCTCTGATATCGTGGTTACTCTGGTGGAAATGG GGTTCAATGTTGAAACGCTTCCCGCATATGCCAAGCGCTCCCAGAGGATGGTCATCACTGCCC CTCCTGTGACAAACCAGCCCGTGACTCCCAAAGCCCTCACAGCCGGGCAGAACAAGCCTCATCCATCCCACATTCCCAGCCATTTCCCGGAGTTTCCAGATCCTCACACTTACATCAAGACACCA ACGTACCGGGAGCCTGTATCTGATTATCAGGTCCTGCGGGAGAAGGCAGCATCGCAGCGGCGCGACGTGGAGAGAGCTCTGACCCGCTTCATGGCTAAGACAGGAGAAACACAGAGTCTCTTCAAAGACGATGTCAGCACGTTCCCCC TGATTGCTGCCAGGCCTTTCACCGTCCCTTACCTGACAGCTCTTCTCCCCTCTGAGCTGGAGATGCAGCAAATGGAAGAAACAGATTCATCTGAGCAAGACGACCAGACAGACACCGAGAACCTGCCCCTGCACATGAGCACG GATGATTCAGGACCTGAGAAGGAGAACGCTTCAGTGTTACAGCAGAACACCTCCCTGTCAGGCAGTCGGAACGGGGAGGAAAACATGATAGACAATCCCTACCTCCGGCCAGTGAAAAAGCCCAAGATCCGCAGAAAGAAGTGA
- the LOC115602475 gene encoding acidic mammalian chitinase-like — MVAAFEQEAQQINQPCLMVTAAVASGLSNIQAGYQIPELGKYLDYIHVMTYDFYTSGDGQAGENSPLYSNGNTYLSVEYVMNYWKNSGAPAEKLLVGFPTYGHTFDLQSPSDAAVGAPTSGPGPAGPYTKQAGFLAYYEICTFLNSGATQAWDAPQDMPYAYKSNEWVGYDNIKSFNIKVDWLKKNNFGGAMVWTLDLDDFTGSFCQQGKYPLITTLKNSLGVQNSNSVTAAQPSAPVTEPPSNTGGSKSGGSSVSDFCAGRANGLYADPASQRSFYNCVDGETIVQSCESNLVFDTSCSCCNWP, encoded by the exons ATGGTGGCAGCCTTTGAGCAGGAAGCCCAACAGATCAACCAGCCCTGTCTTATGGTCACCGCGGCCGTTGCCTCAGGACTTTCCAACATCCAGGCTGGCTACCAGATTCCTGAGCTTGGGAA GTACTTGGACTACATCCATGTGATGACTTATGATTTCTATACCTCTGGGGATGGACAAGCTGGGGAGAACAGCCCTCTCTACAGTAATGGTAACACCTACCTCAGTGTT GAATATGTTATGAACTATTGGAAGAACAGTGGTGCTCCAGCTGAGAAGCTCCTTGTTGGATTCCCAACCTATGGACATACCTTTGACCTCCAAAGCCCATCTGATGCTGCTGTTGGGGCACCAACATCAGGCCCTGGGCCAGCTGGACCTTACACAAAGCAGGCTGGGTTTTTGGCTTACTATGAG ATCTGCACATTCCTGAACTCTGGAGCCACCCAGGCTTGGGATGCCCCCCAGGACATGCCCTATGCCTACAAGAGCAATGAGTGGGTTGGCTACGACAACATCAAGAGCTTCAACATCAAG GTTGACTGGCTGAAGAAGAACAATTTTGGAGGTGCTATGGTTTGGACCCTTGATCTGGATGACTTCACTGGCTCTTTCTGCCAGCAGGGCAAATACCCCCTGATCACCACCTTGAAGAACAGTCTTGGTGTGCAGAACAGTA actCGGTGactgcagctcagcccagcGCTCCTGTCACTGAGCCTCCCTCTAACACGGGTGGAAGTAAGAGCGGGGGCTCTAGTGTTAGTGACTTCTGTGCTGGCAGGGCCAATGGCCTCTATGCAGATCCAGCCAGCCAGAGAAGCTTCTACAACTGCGTGGATGGAGAAACCATTGTGCAGAGCTGTGAGAGCAATCTTGTCTTTGAtaccagctgctcctgctgcaacTGGCCGTGA
- the PIFO gene encoding protein pitchfork isoform X1 encodes MQRADPAQADVQKQISFGTCQERKMLPLHDAPDRLGIQLKSIRGEPSLGPGCYLSQERSSFRYSWENKPLSIKGYVIGARTAQRSQIQPQTVTPSPAKYQPFWKKERKFQPAYAPFSTKAPRFPHKPSDRELFPGPGTYEADKQLHKRITWPMKFGSPDWSLVPMPPKRMLKMEVQKVRTWIRGCYSWLNASDRENCMATSCLHCVLSSFPHWAAGYMALLAWGTRYKVIFYQKMLVCKNNYHPSKSTPSVNKFALKVSIHKERNPGHQSTDFPT; translated from the exons ATGCAAAGGGCAGACCCTGCACAAGCAG ACGTGCAGAAGCAGATCTCATTTGGAACATGCCAAGAGCGGAAAATGCTCCCTCTGCACGATGCCCCAGACAGGCTGGGAATCCAGCTGAAGTCCATCAGGGGAGAGCCTTCGCTTGGGCCAGGCTGTTACCTCAGCCAAGAG agaagcagcttcaGGTACTCCTGGGAAAACAAACCACTGAGCATCAAAGGCTACGTGATAGGAGCGAGGACAGCCCAGCGTTCCCAAATACAGCCACAG ACTGTGACTCCCAGCCCAGCAAAGTACCAGCCATtctggaagaaagagaggaaattcCAGCCTGCCTATGCTCCATTCTCCACTAAGGCACCAAGATTTCCACATAAGCCTTCAGATAGAGAACTCTTCCCTGG ACCTGGAACTTACGAAGCAGACAAGCAATTACACAAAAGAATCACTTGGCCGATGAAGTTTGGGTCTCCAGACTGGTCTTTAGTGCCAATGCCACCAAAGAGGATGCTAAAAATGGAGGTACAAAAGGTAAGGACATGGATAAGGGGATGTTATTCCTGGCTCAATGCTTCTGACAGAGAAAATTGTATGGCTACATCATGTTTGCACTGTGTTTTGTCGTCATTTCCTCACTGGGCTGCTGGGTACATGGCTCTATTAGCCTGGGGCACAAGATATAAAGTGATTTTCTATCAGAAAATGCTGGTTTGCAAAAACAATTACCATCCTTCAAAATCAACCCCTTCTGTTAATAAATTTGCTCTTAAAGTTTCCATCCACAAAGAGAGAAACCCAGGGCACCAGAGCACAGATTTCCCCACGTaa
- the PIFO gene encoding protein pitchfork isoform X5 — MAAEGEPRDVQKQISFGTCQERKMLPLHDAPDRLGIQLKSIRGEPSLGPGCYLSQERSSFRYSWENKPLSIKGYVIGARTAQRSQIQPQTVTPSPAKYQPFWKKERKFQPAYAPFSTKAPRFPHKPSDRELFPGPGTYEADKQLHKRITWPMKFGSPDWSLVPMPPKRMLKMEVQKITIDREFRRHRNRVAYLSLYFS; from the exons ATGGCAGCAGAGGGGGAACCAAGAG ACGTGCAGAAGCAGATCTCATTTGGAACATGCCAAGAGCGGAAAATGCTCCCTCTGCACGATGCCCCAGACAGGCTGGGAATCCAGCTGAAGTCCATCAGGGGAGAGCCTTCGCTTGGGCCAGGCTGTTACCTCAGCCAAGAG agaagcagcttcaGGTACTCCTGGGAAAACAAACCACTGAGCATCAAAGGCTACGTGATAGGAGCGAGGACAGCCCAGCGTTCCCAAATACAGCCACAG ACTGTGACTCCCAGCCCAGCAAAGTACCAGCCATtctggaagaaagagaggaaattcCAGCCTGCCTATGCTCCATTCTCCACTAAGGCACCAAGATTTCCACATAAGCCTTCAGATAGAGAACTCTTCCCTGG ACCTGGAACTTACGAAGCAGACAAGCAATTACACAAAAGAATCACTTGGCCGATGAAGTTTGGGTCTCCAGACTGGTCTTTAGTGCCAATGCCACCAAAGAGGATGCTAAAAATGGAGGTACAAAAG ATAACCATAGACAGAGAATTCAGGAGACACCGGAACCGAGTGGCCTACCTGAGTTTATACTTCAGCTGa
- the PIFO gene encoding protein pitchfork isoform X3, whose protein sequence is MLPLHDAPDRLGIQLKSIRGEPSLGPGCYLSQERSSFRYSWENKPLSIKGYVIGARTAQRSQIQPQTVTPSPAKYQPFWKKERKFQPAYAPFSTKAPRFPHKPSDRELFPGPGTYEADKQLHKRITWPMKFGSPDWSLVPMPPKRMLKMEVQKVRTWIRGCYSWLNASDRENCMATSCLHCVLSSFPHWAAGYMALLAWGTRYKVIFYQKMLVCKNNYHPSKSTPSVNKFALKVSIHKERNPGHQSTDFPT, encoded by the exons ATGCTCCCTCTGCACGATGCCCCAGACAGGCTGGGAATCCAGCTGAAGTCCATCAGGGGAGAGCCTTCGCTTGGGCCAGGCTGTTACCTCAGCCAAGAG agaagcagcttcaGGTACTCCTGGGAAAACAAACCACTGAGCATCAAAGGCTACGTGATAGGAGCGAGGACAGCCCAGCGTTCCCAAATACAGCCACAG ACTGTGACTCCCAGCCCAGCAAAGTACCAGCCATtctggaagaaagagaggaaattcCAGCCTGCCTATGCTCCATTCTCCACTAAGGCACCAAGATTTCCACATAAGCCTTCAGATAGAGAACTCTTCCCTGG ACCTGGAACTTACGAAGCAGACAAGCAATTACACAAAAGAATCACTTGGCCGATGAAGTTTGGGTCTCCAGACTGGTCTTTAGTGCCAATGCCACCAAAGAGGATGCTAAAAATGGAGGTACAAAAGGTAAGGACATGGATAAGGGGATGTTATTCCTGGCTCAATGCTTCTGACAGAGAAAATTGTATGGCTACATCATGTTTGCACTGTGTTTTGTCGTCATTTCCTCACTGGGCTGCTGGGTACATGGCTCTATTAGCCTGGGGCACAAGATATAAAGTGATTTTCTATCAGAAAATGCTGGTTTGCAAAAACAATTACCATCCTTCAAAATCAACCCCTTCTGTTAATAAATTTGCTCTTAAAGTTTCCATCCACAAAGAGAGAAACCCAGGGCACCAGAGCACAGATTTCCCCACGTaa
- the TAF8 gene encoding transcription initiation factor TFIID subunit 8 isoform X1, giving the protein MYTCIYEYVCICMYMYICMYICVYIYVLMYICIYMCVYMYLCTYVYVPVYVCICVYVYVCVHMYLCTHMRAHVRAHARRGGSLRAVPAGLSVPQRPGGKQASTPADNYYLARRRTLQVVVSSLLTEAGFESAEKAAVETLTEMLQSYISEMGRSAKSYCEHTARTQPTLSDIVVTLVEMGFNVETLPAYAKRSQRMVITAPPVTNQPVTPKALTAGQNKPHPSHIPSHFPEFPDPHTYIKTPTYREPVSDYQVLREKAASQRRDVERALTRFMAKTGETQSLFKDDVSTFPLIAARPFTVPYLTALLPSELEMQQMEETDSSEQDDQTDTENLPLHMSTDDSGPEKENASVLQQNTSLSGSRNGEENMIDNPYLRPVKKPKIRRKK; this is encoded by the exons atgtacacatgtatatatgagtatgtgtgtatatgtatgtatatgtacatatgtatgtatatatgtgtgtatatatatgtacttatgtacatatgtatatatatgtgtgtatatatgtacttatgtacatatgtatatgtacctgtctatgtatgtatatgtgtgtatgtatacgtgtgtgtgcatatgtacTTGTGTACCCACATGCGTGCCCACGTGCGCGCACACGCGCGGCGGGGCGGCTCGCTGCGCGCTGTCCCAGCGGGGCTCTCGGTGCCGCAGAGGCCGGGCGGGAAGCAGGCGAGCACCCCGGCCGATAACTACTACCTGGCTCGGAGGAGGACGCTGCAGGTGGTGGTGAGCTCCCTGCTCACCGAGGCCGGCTTCGAGAGCGCCGAGAAGGCGGCGGTGGAGACGCTGACggagatgctgcagagct atATCTCCGAAATGGGAAGGAGCGCCAAGTCCTACTGTGAGCACACAGCCCGGACACAGCCCACGCTCTCTGATATCGTGGTTACTCTGGTGGAAATGG GGTTCAATGTTGAAACGCTTCCCGCATATGCCAAGCGCTCCCAGAGGATGGTCATCACTGCCC CTCCTGTGACAAACCAGCCCGTGACTCCCAAAGCCCTCACAGCCGGGCAGAACAAGCCTCATCCATCCCACATTCCCAGCCATTTCCCGGAGTTTCCAGATCCTCACACTTACATCAAGACACCA ACGTACCGGGAGCCTGTATCTGATTATCAGGTCCTGCGGGAGAAGGCAGCATCGCAGCGGCGCGACGTGGAGAGAGCTCTGACCCGCTTCATGGCTAAGACAGGAGAAACACAGAGTCTCTTCAAAGACGATGTCAGCACGTTCCCCC TGATTGCTGCCAGGCCTTTCACCGTCCCTTACCTGACAGCTCTTCTCCCCTCTGAGCTGGAGATGCAGCAAATGGAAGAAACAGATTCATCTGAGCAAGACGACCAGACAGACACCGAGAACCTGCCCCTGCACATGAGCACG GATGATTCAGGACCTGAGAAGGAGAACGCTTCAGTGTTACAGCAGAACACCTCCCTGTCAGGCAGTCGGAACGGGGAGGAAAACATGATAGACAATCCCTACCTCCGGCCAGTGAAAAAGCCCAAGATCCGCAGAAAGAAGTGA
- the PIFO gene encoding protein pitchfork isoform X4 — protein MQRADPAQADVQKQISFGTCQERKMLPLHDAPDRLGIQLKSIRGEPSLGPGCYLSQERSSFRYSWENKPLSIKGYVIGARTAQRSQIQPQTVTPSPAKYQPFWKKERKFQPAYAPFSTKAPRFPHKPSDRELFPGPGTYEADKQLHKRITWPMKFGSPDWSLVPMPPKRMLKMEVQKITIDREFRRHRNRVAYLSLYFS, from the exons ATGCAAAGGGCAGACCCTGCACAAGCAG ACGTGCAGAAGCAGATCTCATTTGGAACATGCCAAGAGCGGAAAATGCTCCCTCTGCACGATGCCCCAGACAGGCTGGGAATCCAGCTGAAGTCCATCAGGGGAGAGCCTTCGCTTGGGCCAGGCTGTTACCTCAGCCAAGAG agaagcagcttcaGGTACTCCTGGGAAAACAAACCACTGAGCATCAAAGGCTACGTGATAGGAGCGAGGACAGCCCAGCGTTCCCAAATACAGCCACAG ACTGTGACTCCCAGCCCAGCAAAGTACCAGCCATtctggaagaaagagaggaaattcCAGCCTGCCTATGCTCCATTCTCCACTAAGGCACCAAGATTTCCACATAAGCCTTCAGATAGAGAACTCTTCCCTGG ACCTGGAACTTACGAAGCAGACAAGCAATTACACAAAAGAATCACTTGGCCGATGAAGTTTGGGTCTCCAGACTGGTCTTTAGTGCCAATGCCACCAAAGAGGATGCTAAAAATGGAGGTACAAAAG ATAACCATAGACAGAGAATTCAGGAGACACCGGAACCGAGTGGCCTACCTGAGTTTATACTTCAGCTGa